The Pseudomonas azadiae genome includes a window with the following:
- the nuoI gene encoding NADH-quinone oxidoreductase subunit NuoI yields MFKYIGDIVKGTGTQLRSLVMVFGHGFRKRDTLQYPEEAVYLPPRYRGRIVLTRDPDGEERCVACNLCAVACPVGCISLQKAETEDGRWYPDFFRINFSRCIFCGLCEEACPTTAIQLTPDFEMAEFKRQDLVYEKEDLLISGTGKNPDYNFYRVAGMAVAGKPKGAAQNEAEPINVKSLLP; encoded by the coding sequence ATGTTCAAATATATTGGCGACATCGTTAAGGGTACCGGTACCCAGTTGCGAAGCCTGGTGATGGTGTTCGGTCACGGCTTCCGCAAACGCGACACCCTGCAATACCCGGAAGAAGCGGTGTACCTGCCGCCGCGCTATCGCGGCCGTATCGTACTGACCCGCGACCCCGATGGCGAAGAGCGTTGCGTTGCCTGCAACCTGTGCGCCGTGGCGTGCCCGGTGGGTTGCATCTCCCTGCAGAAAGCTGAAACCGAAGACGGTCGCTGGTACCCGGACTTCTTCCGCATCAACTTCTCGCGCTGCATTTTCTGCGGCCTCTGCGAGGAAGCCTGCCCGACCACCGCGATCCAGCTCACGCCGGACTTCGAGATGGCCGAGTTCAAACGTCAGGACCTGGTGTACGAGAAGGAAGATCTGCTGATCTCCGGTACCGGTAAAAACCCTGATTACAACTTCTATCGTGTTGCAGGTATGGCCGTTGCGGGCAAGCCCAAAGGCGCCGCACAAAACGAAGCCGAGCCGATCAACGTGAAGAGCTTGCTGCCTTAA
- the nuoH gene encoding NADH-quinone oxidoreductase subunit NuoH produces MTWFTPEVIDVIISVVKAIVILLAVVVAGALLSFVERRLLGWWQDRYGPNRVGPFGMFQIAADMLKMFFKEDWTPPFADKVIFTLAPVVAMSALLIAFAVIPITPTWGVADLNIGLLFFFAMAGLSVYAVLFAGWASNNKFALLGSLRASAQTVSYEVFMGLALMGIVVQVGSFNMRDIVEYQAQNLWFIIPQFFGFCTFFIAGVAVTHRHPFDQPEAEQELADGYHIEYAGMKWGMFFVGEYIGIILISALLVTLFFGGWHGPFGILPQLAFFWFFLKTAFFIMLFILLRASIPRPRYDQVMDFSWRFCLPLTLINLLVTAAVVLLNTPAGAVQ; encoded by the coding sequence ATGACCTGGTTCACCCCTGAAGTGATCGACGTGATCATCTCGGTCGTCAAGGCCATCGTGATCCTGTTGGCCGTGGTCGTTGCGGGCGCCCTGCTCAGCTTCGTCGAACGTCGCCTGCTGGGCTGGTGGCAGGACCGTTACGGTCCGAACCGCGTTGGCCCGTTCGGCATGTTCCAGATCGCCGCCGACATGCTGAAGATGTTCTTCAAGGAAGACTGGACGCCGCCGTTTGCCGACAAGGTGATCTTCACCCTGGCACCGGTGGTGGCCATGAGCGCCTTGTTGATCGCCTTTGCCGTCATCCCGATCACCCCGACCTGGGGCGTGGCGGACCTGAACATCGGCTTGCTGTTCTTCTTCGCCATGGCCGGCTTGTCGGTCTACGCCGTGCTGTTCGCCGGTTGGGCCAGTAACAACAAGTTCGCCCTGCTGGGCAGCTTGCGGGCTTCGGCGCAAACCGTATCCTATGAAGTGTTCATGGGGTTGGCGCTGATGGGCATCGTGGTGCAGGTCGGCTCGTTCAACATGCGCGACATCGTCGAGTACCAGGCGCAGAACCTGTGGTTTATCATTCCGCAGTTCTTCGGCTTCTGTACCTTCTTCATCGCCGGCGTCGCCGTGACTCACCGTCACCCGTTCGACCAGCCGGAAGCGGAACAGGAACTGGCCGACGGTTACCACATTGAATATGCCGGCATGAAGTGGGGCATGTTCTTCGTCGGTGAGTACATCGGCATCATCTTGATCTCGGCCCTGCTGGTCACGCTGTTCTTCGGCGGCTGGCACGGTCCGTTCGGCATCCTGCCGCAGTTGGCGTTCTTCTGGTTCTTCCTGAAGACCGCGTTCTTCATCATGTTGTTTATCCTGCTGCGCGCTTCCATTCCGCGTCCACGATACGACCAGGTGATGGATTTCAGCTGGCGCTTCTGCCTGCCGCTGACCCTGATCAATTTGCTGGTGACCGCTGCCGTTGTGTTGTTGAACACGCCAGCGGGCGCGGTTCAGTGA